The stretch of DNA tttacttttaaaagatggctaaaacatttctcatgttttaaattaaattatctctCAATATTAAGATTAGAAATCATTAGAACCATCGTAAACCACACGACTACTACCCTCCATGCGATGAATAATCCCGTTGACAATCCTCACAATCTTGTATTAAATATAGTGTTTTTACAATTTCCTtcgttaaaatttataaaacttttaattTAGGGAATTACATGAACAGTTAGGCTTTAATTATGAATGggcaaaataatatttttttcagtttgtaaaaaaaaaaatgttgttagATTGTAGAtttgttataaatatttaaagtaatactacatacaattgTGGAGTGCGTAAACtacgctttgaaaaagagtaggactcattattaaaaaattaaatatttataatgcataatatccttttattttgttgaagaaaaaagaaaagggaattATGATCAGCACGTACTATACACATATATTCAATAAAATGGCAGGCTACGAAGCCTCAATTAATTCTCTTCTGAATTTAACGCCTCCAAATTGTCCATTGAACCCTCTGAAAGGACGTGTATAAATGCACCTGATGCATAAAAGCAGTGAAAATAAATTCCCTTCCCTGAATGCATGTCTTCGATCCCAACTCCCAATTCTCTTTTGAAGTTACTCCCTTTTAGTACATCAATAATGTgacaaaactctctctctctcttttatttatttatttatttatttttacaaaaaatctatttaacctcctactattcatacaacctccacattccacattatttttaatttttattatttttttcttttattaaatatttattaaataaataatgaataaaaaatttaaaataatttaaaaagaataaactcaaaaaaaaaaatttaaaaaaatataaaaaagtatagaGTGTGGAATGTGGTAAAAGTTGTGTAGTAAAGCTCAAAAAGGTTCCAGCCTCAGGGCCGCTGCCTGTCTGCTGACTGCCTCTATTGTGAATatactataaatttataaccATTGTACATTGGATTGGGATGCATGCAATATATTACGTACTCATTAATTAGTTGCCAATGAAAATGACACCAaccaatataaatattatatacaataaatattatatataatagtacgTAAACAATCAGTACTTAAATACGACTAAATAATAATGCATCATGGGCGAaacatgaataatattaaaagatttgCATTTTTTACAAGGCGATTAATGTGATccaattaaatgatttttctttttttttattcgatcGGTTTTATATGGGATGgacaaaatatttctttttatttttaaaatgtataacACGAATCGACGTGATCAAAGATGGTAAATTCAAGAATTTTGCAATAAACTATACTTTaatatattctcaaattatCAAGAATTTAGTACTTTATaatccaaattatcaaaataaacataCTTCATAATCCAATTATCATAACATTGTGTTATGCACCATCGTtcaattctaacttatatatatataaatgttaatgCTTAAATTTGCATAACATGTCGGAATAGAGGAAAGAATTATCCCAGACCCACAATGGTGATTTGGGCGTCGATATGGTGTTCTTcgcattcatccataaaataaataataaataaacaaatataaataaataaaaaaatatacaaagatttatgtggttcggtATAAAGTCTACATTCACGTGTTGTTTAAGAGCAAAATCGATTATAATGGATGATTTTTGTAATCTCTCATGACCTCATATATCGcataatataatagagaaatttaaaaaagatcaTTTGAAATTGTTGTGTGCAGTAGAGTTGGGGTGTAAagatcttcttttatatatatatatatatatatatatgtctattttCTTAGAATAATTGTCTTACAAGGATCTCcttcaaaaactttttttgtttttaattttttttttatctttatctcaAAACTAAATTATAGGATGTTGATGTGACGTTTAcatataaattcaattttattatatatatatatatatataataaaataaaaaaaatggcgtGTCAGAGTCTTTTATGCTGTAGAATTATACATGTTCACAAATGTTCTTTGCGGCCTGCAAACGGGATACGTAGGTAGGTGGCAGAAAATTTGTGTCCCTCCTTAATATTTCACCCACAAAACAGATGAgatctttataattaattatcaaaatccGAAAATTgggcacattttttttttaacaaaacctACTTATAAATTGGCAGGGGATCGGACTCATCATTATGGGGAACTATTTCATCCATCAGACAGATTGACAAAGTCATAGTCCTTTAGTACGAAAGATATATCCATAATTAAATACAATGAATGAAGTTTTGATCAACATCCCAACAACTCGATCGGTACTTTTTTCCAACCGTCGGATCTTTGAACGTTTTCTTTAATTTCCATCTGTTCATAGTGAatgactcaatttttttttttaacgtgtAATAGAAGTGTTAGAGTTATAAAAAgatcttttaaaattaaatttacaaattaaaataatttcgtataatacgttagatcgattttataataaaaaataactttataatctaatgtatcatttttatgagatatttttgtgactaaaacatttattaGTGTGTAAATCAAGTCGGGTGTatgctataaatttttttttatagtctaTTCATGAAACTTGAATGGAATTCTCAACCTCCTCCACATTGAAATGAGATGCGAAGCATTTAGTTGCACACCTACAGTACAGATTGATTagcctccatatatatatattaactggacagagaaagagagaaggtgAAAGTTCTGTTCCTTTTAATTTCATTGCAGAGAAGCATTCAAACTTCATTAACTCGTTCATTTTATGTGCCAACCAAACCCCACCAAGAACCTATCAGGGAATTGAAATGCTTCCTACAGGAACATTGAGATTTCCAATGTTTTAACAGCTTTTCCTTTGGAATATATGTATgcctatattttttagttttttctcttatttttcgtttatttttataatttttttttaactcatctcatataattattttaatttttataaattttaactcaaaataaactaaacaatttaatttttttaaattttaaaataaaattaatattaaaaaatatatattctaataatattttatttaatttttaactttaatgtaaattcatctcatctgtaaaaataaacgagacctaaagAAGCTCTCAAATGAGGGGTTTTTGAGCCGCATAGAGATATGTAGATAGATATTTTCTAAAGttgtttttaagagaaatttagGAGCTAAAATGAGAGAGACATATGAAGTGAGCATCATGAAATTTATTGAACATTTAAtgttgtgtgaaaattttattgggatatttataaatattgtttaTATGTTGGACTTTATATGTTTATCTTTATTAAAAGTTTGGTCAATAACTATTGTAATCGGAATATAAAGCCAACCCAGACTCCTCTTTCTATATTGTCgatatattgtttattttaattaatgttttttttgggTCCAGACATAACAAGTAGTTTTCTGCCGACAGAGTGGCTCGCGGCCCATATTTTCAACAAGCTATAATAATCCCATGGCATAACATTCGGGACCCATTGAAAAGTGAGTCCAAGTACTggtcaattttattaattccgTTTTGCTTAATTTCCCCAAATTGCCTCTAAACGAGATCGGTTGGAAGTGATTACACTTGAAGTGAAATGTCATCACTCATCAGACAGTTCTATTAAATTTACAACTATACGAGAATGAAAAGTTAGAACAACCAACtcgaaattgaaaaaacaaacaaaaaacaagggAAGAAAAGTTATGGACAACCATTAATGATACCCCCATTAGGGTGAGTCGGTGACAGAGATAGATGGATGTAGCCGTAATAATACGAATCTTGTTAGATACAAACGATTTGATGTATCAAATTGCGTATCAAtactgatataattttttttattaaaaagaaaattacaagaagaaaaattttgaaagaaagagGAGGTTAtctatctcacaaaaataattttcgccTTCAATTCGTACTGTTTTATTAAACGGATACCTTACATGTCAGAATTGGTGTGCAGTTTGGTACATGAATTCACTTGCAAGAAAActtttcatattaatatatcttgaaTAATTAACGGAAGTTGGGTAAAAAGGATGACCGAAAGGAGATGAATAGATTAGGAAAGGAAAAGTTTGCCTCAactgatttttcaaattatatatgttacgAGTAATGCTTTTAacgacaaaaaaataaaacaaaaataaatttaaaaattgacttGATTGAtttgatatgttagattgtaaaattaattttattataaaacatatctaacgtatcatatgtaattatatcagtttgtgaatttacttttataacatCGCTACGTAGATATAGCATTTCTCATCTGCTAAATACGAGTTGTTTATTAAACcctaataaaacaatttcatctTCACATACGACTTCGAAGAACTTCAAAAGATAATTGTACAATAATAAGAGCTGCAATTGAAACATCTTGGTTGCCTTCACATGACCACTCCCAACTCACCAAAACTTTTCAGTTCCTTCCAAAACTAAAGTATCTATTCATCTATGCCATCAAGATGTCCCATCATGCTATTACTTTAAGATTGGGCATTGCTACATACAATAAAAAAGATGGAGTAAAGCATATAGCATAAAAACTTTCATGATACATGAAGCATTGACAGCATAGAAGGTGGAATTAATGTTATGAATTGCAAGTCAACTGTAACAATGTTGATAGAACCTTGTAAGGATCAAGATAGCTTACGAAGGAAATTAGATTTCCTACTTACAGATATTAGAATATTGATTCAACATGTCCAAAACCATAACTAATCCTCCAAGATTGGATGACGCTCAAGCTCAGTTAGAAGTTCAGTCAAAGGGGTCACTGTGCCATTGACCACCTCACTTTCACCCCTGCACTGTACCAATTGCTCTCGAAGACTCCGCACAAGCTCGTTAAGTTTCTGAATATTCTTCTCTTGAGAGAGTATAATCTGCAGTAAAATTGTTAGCCAAAACAAAAAGATGCCTAATAAGTAACCTAAGATGAAATTTTGTCATCTGGACAATCAAGCTGGAACTTCCAATTCTAGCAATTTAGTTAAACTAAATACCGAAGACACCCAGATTAACATAtggaaaatctaaaaaatgaaGCAGGTAACCATCTGATAATATATGATTTgaagcaaacaaacaacaaGGCAGTGTGAAAGTATAGGACATGGTTGcattgtaaaaaaagaaaatttcataaatcGGAAATCTTGAGATAGAACTTTCCAAGAGACAATTACAGGAAGCGATTCATTTTTTTGATGACTTGGAACCCTcaccaaggcagggccctttgTGTGTGCACACTTTAAGTTAGAAAAGTTTTCGCAAAAGTTATGACATGTAATTGGGGGCCCTATTATTGAGTAGAGAGAATGTGAAATAACAATAGCATTTGGCAttttaccaaataaaaaaaaatttacaactgCATGAGGAGTTCGGAAAACTTCACTGATTGAATCTGACTCATCCTCTTATGATATGCCATTTTTgcttattctattattttagtCAAACTATACAATATCACACACCAGATACACTGTACTATATTTGGTTAAATAGCTAAAGGAGGACAAGCCTACAGATCTTGTGTAAAGTAGACAAGTTTAATTGGCAGTGATAATAAATGGCACTGGATACAACGGGCAACTATATCCAAAGAATTTAGATAATTCAAAGCAGGACTGATAGTAGATGACAGGAAAGAATACAGAATTAACATCCAAAGTGGATCCAGAAGATCTAAGGGACTGAATTAGCATTTGGGGGCATCATTTGGAGGGTTTGAGACTTTTAGGGAAGCCATGATGCTGACTAGACATTGCGGGCATATACAAAATGGAAATTCCTTtctttcatattcatattcTCTGCATGTAGATAAATCTAAGAAAGGTCTTGTACATATCTTTTCTGATTTGGAACTTCTAAGAAAATGATGCTGACTAGATGTCTTTCAGTTGATAACGAGAAGCCATAGTGCATGAATGAAATGGTTGTCaccaaataaatgaaagactcCTTAGAAAACAAAGGTGGAAGACAAGGGTAAAGAGGTGATTAGAAATCTTCaaaattcttttccttttgactGGCTAGTGGTGGGGTCAACGACTACAGCAAAGGGGatgaatgataaaataatacgATAACTAAGGTAAATGTTTGCATAGGAACTTTCCAAGAGTTCCCTAGCAGGACAGATGAAACGTTTGAAATCATGCAAAAAGCCAACAAATTGCCTCTACCAAGAAAATACTACCAAGGCTGAACCTTGTCTAGACCAGGCCACACCCAAGTCTGACTTAATTGTTTTGGACTCACGTACACCTTGAATAAATTCAGGCTCCCTCAGCAAGCAATGGTGTTGTGGTCAGTGAATCCATACTAAATCCTCCCTATCGTTAGATGCCTCAACAACGTTTAGATGCCTTCTGTGCTATCTTTCTGTTGCAtctaaaaattgatattatcaTGTAAAATATCTATCTAATGAAGACTGATTCGTGAATTGAAGTTCCCACTTCACTTCTAAATCACCAACAATGAAACTAATTTGAAAAAGGTCCAAACCAGACACAAGTTCAACTACAAGAAGGTTTTGAACCCTAATTCTCAAGTTATCCTCAAGTAAAAGTAACACTTTAGTGATAGGAAtaagcataacccaagtacacatgaagtatacacaGAAAATGCCTGCCTAAGTACTATTAAGCACTAGTGAGGGATACAAACAGATCATGAAAACAGTCCTCATTACAACTAATGACCGAAGCCCAAGAAAATACCAATTCAAAAAACTTAATGTCTGTTTGCTAAGTAAACATAAGATTAATCATAATAATACTGGCTACACGAAAAATGGCAGTTACTTACGTAGCATGTTGCTCTAtttaccatttaaaaaaaaataatcccaACAACATAGAACTGGGAggggaggtttttttttttttttccctattccCCATATAGAGAACATTTTAGGGTTGAAAAATTCTCGTCCATTTCCAAATCTTACGGTTACACAAAAGTAGCAAAAAAGTCCACTAGCACAAGTTAATACTACAGACCAAAGTCTAAAATACATTTTTCcagagaaaaaatgaaaatttatgtgGACAAACAAATCAAACATTCAGGCAATGGACCGAAAGTAAAATAACCCATTTATTTcaaactcactttttctttcactGATTCCTCCCTGTCAGATATATAACGCTGTTTCTGGGAAGCGTTTGGACTTGCTTCCAGTTCATTCCCGTATTGTTGCTTCCACTCAAACTGTGATGTAAATACAATTAACAGGAGCAGACAAACCAATACCCAGGGCCGCGACATCATTACAGTCAGCTCTCACATAACCTGTCACACAATCAACTTGCATTACACATTCGTCGATATCTCGCTACACATTTTATGGAATCTGcagcacaagaaaaaaaaaataaaaaaatgaggaaCAATTGTATAACAGATCACAGAACGAAAGTTAAAAACGTTATCCATTTTTCGAGAAGCATAAAAGCCACAAAAATCAACTCTATAAAATTTCTTGCACCATTAATTGACGAAACTTATCAGATTTTTCAGTaagaaattcaataatattcaaacgtaaggcttttaatttttttttttaaatcaatttccATAAATACCATGAAAGAAAAGTAAAGCTTCGGGTGTAAAAAAAAAGCTTCCTCAAGCAACCCTCACCTTTTCGCCCTGCGTCGTTCTAGAGAATCCAGAGTAAGAGAGGCGGGAATATAAACAAATACAGACATACTAATACTTTCGCTTTAATCTGATACCCGAAGACTTTGTACGACGGTTGATTTCCGAAATTTCCTCACCAACCAAACAGAACCTAGTGACGAAGATGcatgaaattgaaggaaaaatgctGGAAACGGAACTCACAGATTCAAGGCTTAGCAAAATCGGCATGTAGCGGAGACCACGAAGCTGTCCGTAATTCGATTCGTGAAAACACGGCGTCGCTTTTTCCCCCTGTAAACTCGGGTGTCTTCTGAGATCTCTTTATTTACGCGTcgttctttcttccttcttttcgaAGTTCCCGGACACCATGGagtatgaaggaaaaaaaataagtaaataaaaaatctccagaaaaaggaaattaaataattatttaaataattattttcaatttttgggtACTTTCACATCAAaccgaataaaatattaatttacttaaaaaaaaaaaattttcacacaagTACTGACCAATAAATTTAAAGGGAAGAAggattgaataaaaataaataaatttggttctcactcaaaagaaaaaaaaaattaccattgcATCTGTATTATCATTTACATTGTGATAAAAATAtcctataatttataaagtcGATTTCCTTCTGTCGAGCGGTAGAGTTTTGATGAGATCATCCTGCACCCAACCTCCCCCAGGGCCCAAGGAACTTTAGCTGGTAGGCATTGATTGGCCTGTACCCTTCCTATACAAGTGTAAAGAGTCATTCACTTGAATCTTTCATGCTATATGTTTTTTGAACAGTCAAGATCATGCCTTAACCATATCATTGGCTAGCAAAAACAAGAGCAAAAATACTTGACGGTATGATGCATAAAGAAATTATGGAACCAGTCACCTTCGAGATCAGGCAGTAAAATTTatggtaatgattagatgacaaaattaaagatttaaaatttaaaaatattttgtgtttaaatgatatttggaaagaaaatatctGAATATAAATTGTTACACAATCGAGGCCTAAGTCTCGGCACTGCCACTTGATTAAGTATTTTCTTACGAAGGAATCGACTATACAGAATATTTTCCAGTATATTCATAGTTTTTTTCCCAAGTTTTGATTTACAATGAGGTAAAACCTCTGAATGGAGTGGATCATGCTAGGTGTTTCCTACAATCTGAGAAGTAAAAAGCTCTACCAGTTGTGTGAATAGAAGAAAACTGATTTATTCCCTCCTACAAAAGGTCAAGGGGGATTTTTGGGTGCATTGCTTTTTGGTTGAGATTTAGAATCCTCTTTTTTCTCCATGACCTGTTGGATGCCTTCTTGATATCCTTCTATGAAGCTTTTGAGCGCATCTCTATAGGCAGAAGCTCTTGTCATATACACACGCTGCAAAGCAGGCCTTAATGTCTCCATTCCCCCTCTGGCAGCCACCGCTGTTAATTTTTTCAAGCAATAAACGACAGTCATGGTTCAACGCAATAAACTACAGATTGAAGAAGATCTATTACCAGAGTTGTGTCCAAAACTAACAATTTAAAGAACAACAGAACCTTTGATGAAGAGAAAAACAGAGGGGGAAAGGGGTTTCTTCTTGGATTATGCTAATTGCTAATCACAGCAGAACAAACTGAACCAACATTTTTTTGGCAGTACCCCTACATATGCCTTCAACATTTTCTGCAACGAGAAGAAACATAGACAGGATGCAAAAAAGTACCTAATATGTGGATGTCACAATATTTAATGTTGTCTGTGAACACTATAGAGAACGGCATTAGATATATTGTTATGTTGCCATACTGTGTCTACTTGCAGCAAATGTTTGGGTAGACAACTGAACAGAATCTTACTCCATTAGTAGAAATAGGCTCACCATGTCCCACCCAACATTTTGCCATTCAATCATGAAAACAGATAAGAATATGTTCTGATGTTGCAAGCTTGATTTTTAGGTTTCAATCAATTTATTTCCTTCGCAAGTATACTTGAATACATGTATTTAGGAACAACAAACTAATGTCCCAATAGTATCGAAATGACAAattatatcctttttttttattggcaccgggcgTTTCAAAACAAAGTCCCAGCTAACCCCAAGGGTGCACAGACCCTCGACAAGGAGTTTTCCGCAAATGCACatcaggtaattcaagggaaagaTCCCCTAGTCCGATGGCTCTtggaaattgtttgcacccgaGAGGATTTGAACATTAGaattggagggagcataccactaaGATCAAGGCGTTTACCACTTAAGCCAATCTCTAAGGGTTAAAAGTCCAAAAGCTTTTAGTTAcagggccttttttttttttacatggatAAGGTCCTAAGGAGACAACCTCAATCCTTGGGAACTATGATACAGAGTTCACAAAGAACAACTGCCCTCTTTACATCCACAgataacaaatttgaaagaatttcctcaaaattttctaaaatcaaaccatgagaaagaaattaatgaaattattacCTAAATCTTCCAACGTTGatggttctttttcttttgtcttaCTTTTTGCTCCATCAGGCTTATCATCACTCTCTTCGTACTTCTTATAATCATTTGGCCGAAGATCCGGACCGATATCTCGTACCCAGCTCGCAGCATAAAGCCTACAAGCTTCCTTCAACACCTGCACAACCAAATAGGGGCATAAAGACATGCAGATATTTGTTTCAATGCATTTGCCTGGAAAAAGGTCAAATACAAGGGAACCAAATTGTATTTTTGAGGAACAAAGAAGAATAATCATAGAGCGAGATACCAAGAATCGTTCCTGCCAGGTGAGTTTACGCCGTTTTTTAATATGGGGGGGATCTGGAAGCGACGAAGGGAAAGCGATTTCTTTGAGATCATAGCGAATGTAATCATAAAGTTTCTTGCCCACAACCTTCAGCTTCATTTCCTGGAATTCGAGTTACTGCTGCCTacaaatctatatatttttacaaaccaattaATAATCACTTCAAGAAAATGGGACCTTAAGCAAAACAAAAGgcgagagagagatagagagatgtGAAACTCAAAAGAGAAGAAGCAGACCTGTGATGGCCACAGCGGAGGTAATATGTCAGTGCGAGTTCAGTCAGCACAAATTTCATAGAGTCAAGCCCTAAAGTCACAAAAGACCGTACCATTTCCTAGTACCTAGTACCCACGGGCCACAGTCCATGGGCTTGGGttagaggccacaattttacacccgtggcAAGGACAGACATAAGGAGTCTAcaattataacccgtggcagggctcGTAACCAACACAGAATATAATCTTATGCCTCAGGATTTTCACAtgcaatatcatatcataacagattCCTgagcacatatatatatatatatatcatataatcagATAAAAGTTTCAAACTTCATGTTCACATTTTATGCAGTAGAGAAACAAGGTACAaaaatttgctcatgtctacaccagtaaTGATAAAATGTCACGTTTAAATGTTCAGAAACAGAGACTAATGTAGAAAATAATCGAGActgttttcataacaaaatatgcaagttttttaCAAAATCGACCTCGTTCAGTTTAAGGCAAAGTCTACTATAGGAGCAACTGTTTACCTAACATTTGTAATATACTATCTAAGATTTGAACTTGAACAGTAGCGGTGTCCCAGCCTAATCCAGAAAATACTACCAATATATTAGAGGGAGCTGCTACAGATACACAGGGATCCCACACACTGATGTGGCATAATGCCACATcagcttcttttctttctttttttttttttttttctttaccaaaAAATGATCCGCCCAATACTCCCAGAGAAAAGACTGAAAGGTGAGGCACTGTACATGACATTTCATCTTCCTTGCCTCCATGCCTCCAGTCTTCCCTCCATTCATttcacaactctctctctctctctctctctccattctgGTTTCCGTTGCTTagtatgtttttttcttcttttttctttttcttttttcttggttCAGTCTAGTTTTTCAATGCAGACAAAAGGTTACATGGTTGGCATTCTGAGAAAAAATAGCAATCAAGTCCAAGGAATATAGATAAACTCAATCCACCTGccaagaaatgagaaaacaagGAACGTgtccaaaggaaaaaaagaagaagcaatcAGTCCAACCAAAAGTCCTTCTATTATAAGTACCTTGTTTAACAGCAAACAGTCCAACCCAAAAAATAGAAGCAATCAGTCCAACCAAAAAAGTTCTATTCCACTCAGTGCCGACTGACTTAAACAAACCAAATCTTCCCAAACCAAACCAAGTTCTATTTCGAAAGCGttttttctcatcaatcaaTGCTCTAGTTGATATGGGAAAAGAAATGCTACAAAACCCAGTATGCAATGAAGTAGCCAAAAGGACCTTGTTCCTATAAACGAGTTGAAAAAAGCTTGCCTGTGGGTAGACAAAACAATGATGTACAACAGTTCTACCGTTCCTTTTTCCATTCtcttcatattaattaatactgCGTGTAAATAGTAGATGGCCAAACTTATCATCACTAGCCTTTTAACATGTGAACAAAACGATGATGTACAACAATATCAACAAGGGAACCACAAAAAGACACAAGCCTTTTAACACACAAATTCAACATGTGAACCACACAATATCAAGCAAAACTCGAGGTATCTTGGATACGGCTTTCTAGCTCAGAGACACGTGAAGcctttaacaaacaaattacaaagtTCAAGGTGATTTCAAGTTctagaaaataaattacttgTGGAAAGAACTGGATTCAAGTACAGACAATTTCCACTACATACCCATCAATCAGTctaccaacatttttttttttttttataagtaatcgatattatataaatagagataggcaaaacccaagtaacaagatgatatacaagagataagacctatctaggtcgaagtaaggtaaactagaaagtcatgaaaagtCTAGCAACATTCAA from Juglans regia cultivar Chandler chromosome 4, Walnut 2.0, whole genome shotgun sequence encodes:
- the LOC109013551 gene encoding uncharacterized protein LOC109013551, with the translated sequence MKLKVVGKKLYDYIRYDLKEIAFPSSLPDPPHIKKRRKLTWQERFLVLKEACRLYAASWVRDIGPDLRPNDYKKYEESDDKPDGAKSKTKEKEPSTLEDLAVAARGGMETLRPALQRVYMTRASAYRDALKSFIEGYQEGIQQVMEKKEDSKSQPKSNAPKNPP
- the LOC109013550 gene encoding uncharacterized protein LOC109013550; translated protein: MMSRPWVLVCLLLLIVFTSQFEWKQQYGNELEASPNASQKQRYISDREESVKEKIILSQEKNIQKLNELVRSLREQLVQCRGESEVVNGTVTPLTELLTELERHPILED